Proteins from one Hoplias malabaricus isolate fHopMal1 chromosome 2, fHopMal1.hap1, whole genome shotgun sequence genomic window:
- the tfdp1b gene encoding transcription factor Dp-1b, whose protein sequence is MAKDGGLKETGELRFFTTQNLSPGKGAAVLSLVNVHSSVTGVKQIVPKTLGTPNVNVVQHMAIGTPQRPSAPGVLLTSPRTPSAQFLTPQAQVPESSPWSSGRGRKGDKNGKGLRHFSMKVCEKVQKKGVTSYNEVADELVAELSSADSISPAEAHVFDQKNIRRRVYDALNVLMAMNIISKDKKEIKWIGFPTNSAQECKDLEAERQKRLERIKQKQSQLQELILQQIAFKNLVTRNREAELKNHRPPPPNTVIHLPFIIVNTSKRTVIDCSISNDKFEYLFNFDNMFEIHDDIEVLKRMGMALGLESGKCSPEQLKIARSLVPKALEPYVIDMAQGLMRQSNGGYSRTTSDNGAAPTVASSSNSSYHSSSRDTPASFLEDEEEEDDDEEDDFDENDDED, encoded by the exons GTGCGGCTGTCTTGTCTCTTGTGAATGTCCACTCTTCAGTCACTGGAGTCAAACAGATTGTGCCCAAAACACTAGGCACGCCGAATGTTAATGTAGTGCAACACATG GCGATTGGCACTCCACAGAGACCCAGTGCCCCTGGTGTTCTGCTGACGAGCCCCAGAACTCCAAGCGCTCAGTTCCTCACACCGCAGGCACAGGTGCCGGAGTCTTCCCCCTGGTCCAGTGG ACGTGGTAGAAAAGGTGACAAGAATGGTAAAGGCTTGAGACATTTCTCCATGAAGGTGTGTGAGAAGGTTCAGAAGAAAGGTGTCACCTCCTATAATGAGGTAGCAGATGAGCTGGTGGCAGAGCTGAGTTCTGCGGACAGCATCTCTCCGGCTGAAGCT CACGTTTTTGATCAGAAGAACATTCGCAGACGGGTATATGATGCGCTGAATGTCCTGATGGCCATGAACATCATTTCCAAAGACAAGAAGGAGATTAAATGGATCGGCTTCCCCACTAATTCTGCTCAGGAGTGCAAAGACTTGGAG GCTGAGCGCCAGAAACGTCTTGAAAGAATCAAGCAGAAGCAGTCTCAGCTTCAAGAACTTATACTACAG CAAATAGCCTTTAAGAATCTGGTGACGAGGAATAGAGAAGCAGAGCTGAAGAACCACAGACCACCTCCACCCAACACAGTCATTCACCTGCCCTTCATCATCGTCAACACCAGCAAGAGGACAGTCATCGACTGCAGCATCTCCAACGACAA GTTTGAGTACCTATTTAACTTTGACAACATGTTTGAGATCCATGATGACATTGAGGTGCTGAAGCGCATGGGAATGGCATTAGGACTGGAGTCCGGCAAATGTTCTCCAGAACAGCTGAAAATAGCCCGGTCCCTGGTGCCTAAAGCTCTGGAACCCTATGTAATCG atATGGCGCAGGGTCTCATGAGACAGTCAAATGGAGGCTATTCTCGCACAACCAG TGACAATGGAGCTGCCCCGACTGTGGCCTCCAGCTCCAACAGCTCGTACCACAGTAGCTCCCGTGATACCCCAGCATCCTTCCtagaggatgaggaggaggaagacgACGACGAAGAAGACGACTTTGATGAGAACGACGATGAAGATTAG